Proteins encoded by one window of Sulfurospirillum barnesii SES-3:
- a CDS encoding transglutaminase domain-containing protein produces the protein MQRRAFMKGCVALGASGVIFPHVSILEASEAKSKKRVFHVKNSYNLQHENVNGFTKLWVPLPLESSYQKVSDFKFNSNATRAFVTDKNTYKARTLYTQWKEGGEKLLEVSYTITTYERTVDLSKAKSSTKYPKEVARYLKPTAHIPTTGKVRALALQITQNAKTPLEKAKAIYMWVTENMYRDNSVIGCGVGDAGKAIEENILGGKCTDISSVFVALLRSVSVPCREMFGIRLGSSRFSKACGSSDENGLAKITGAEHCRAEFYINGCGWVPCDPADVTKVILAEKLTLNDPLVKEVRAYFFGNWEMNWMGYNTGRDFILEPKPSQIPLNMFGYPYAEVEDEVLDYYAPASFCYSFLSQEKF, from the coding sequence ATGCAAAGAAGAGCATTTATGAAAGGGTGTGTTGCTTTAGGTGCCAGCGGTGTGATTTTCCCACATGTTTCTATTTTAGAGGCAAGTGAGGCTAAGAGCAAAAAGCGTGTTTTTCACGTTAAAAACAGCTATAACCTCCAACATGAAAATGTTAATGGTTTTACAAAATTATGGGTGCCACTGCCTCTGGAGAGTTCGTATCAAAAGGTGAGCGATTTTAAGTTTAACTCTAACGCCACCCGTGCATTTGTAACGGACAAAAATACGTACAAAGCCAGAACTCTCTATACTCAGTGGAAAGAGGGTGGAGAAAAACTGCTTGAGGTAAGCTATACCATTACCACCTATGAGCGCACGGTGGACTTAAGCAAAGCAAAGAGTTCAACCAAATATCCCAAAGAGGTTGCGCGCTATCTCAAACCCACCGCACATATTCCTACCACGGGAAAAGTAAGAGCGTTAGCCCTTCAAATTACGCAAAATGCGAAAACACCGCTGGAAAAAGCCAAAGCAATTTATATGTGGGTGACAGAAAACATGTACCGTGACAACAGTGTGATTGGATGCGGTGTGGGTGATGCGGGAAAGGCGATTGAGGAGAATATTTTGGGTGGAAAATGCACCGATATTAGCTCTGTGTTTGTTGCCCTTTTACGAAGTGTGAGCGTGCCATGTCGTGAAATGTTTGGCATTCGACTGGGCAGTTCTCGTTTTTCTAAAGCGTGCGGTAGCAGTGATGAAAATGGCTTAGCAAAAATTACAGGGGCGGAGCATTGTCGAGCGGAGTTTTACATTAATGGATGCGGATGGGTTCCGTGCGACCCAGCCGATGTGACCAAAGTGATTTTGGCAGAGAAATTAACACTGAATGACCCGCTTGTAAAAGAGGTACGTGCGTACTTTTTTGGCAATTGGGAGATGAACTGGATGGGCTATAACACAGGACGTGATTTTATTTTAGAGCCAAAACCTTCCCAAATTCCTCTTAATATGTTTGGGTACCCTTACGCAGAGGTCGAAGATGAGGTCTTAGACTACTACGCTCCAGCCTCGTTTTGTTACAGCTTTCTCTCTCAAGAAAAATTTTAA
- a CDS encoding DNA adenine methylase encodes MNYIGSKAKLLPFLEKHILALSEDSLQGKIVCDLFAGSGVVGSFFAQKGALVLSNDMEYYSYVLNKAQLQTGVLEGVDTTIEALNALAPVQGWLFTHYSKRSGRGYFSDENAQKIDALRQGIEAYKKNEMLYFYLLASLLCSADTVANTASVYSAFLKKLKPQACEAMRLKPLPYTPNHALHQVFCEDANVLISKLKGDILYLDPPYNRRQYGANYHLLNTIAQYDTFVPKGKTGVRDYVSSRYCKATTALCALEEIIQKAAFSYVVLSYNDEGLLSHEAIEEMMKKYGDFSFVKMPHHRFKAYKNKAHKHHIYEYLYLLKKA; translated from the coding sequence ATGAACTACATAGGCTCCAAAGCAAAGCTTTTACCCTTTCTTGAAAAACACATTTTAGCGCTGAGCGAGGACTCGTTACAGGGAAAAATCGTCTGTGATTTGTTTGCAGGAAGCGGGGTCGTGGGAAGTTTTTTTGCGCAAAAAGGTGCGCTGGTTCTTAGCAATGACATGGAGTATTACAGTTATGTGTTGAACAAAGCACAGTTGCAAACGGGTGTGCTAGAAGGCGTTGATACAACAATAGAAGCGCTTAATGCGCTTGCGCCTGTGCAAGGTTGGCTTTTTACGCACTATTCTAAGCGCAGTGGCAGAGGGTATTTCTCCGATGAAAATGCGCAAAAAATTGATGCCCTACGTCAGGGTATTGAGGCGTACAAAAAGAATGAAATGCTCTACTTTTATCTGCTTGCCTCGTTGCTGTGCAGTGCAGATACAGTGGCAAATACCGCTTCGGTGTACAGTGCTTTTTTAAAAAAACTTAAACCTCAAGCCTGTGAGGCTATGCGTTTAAAGCCACTGCCTTACACCCCAAACCATGCACTCCATCAGGTTTTTTGTGAAGATGCTAATGTGCTTATCTCAAAGCTTAAAGGGGACATTCTCTACCTTGACCCACCATACAATCGCAGGCAGTACGGGGCGAATTATCATCTCTTAAACACCATTGCGCAGTACGATACCTTTGTGCCCAAAGGCAAAACAGGGGTGAGGGACTATGTGAGTTCACGCTACTGTAAAGCCACCACGGCGCTGTGTGCCTTAGAAGAGATTATTCAAAAAGCAGCGTTCTCCTACGTGGTTTTAAGCTACAACGATGAGGGGCTGTTGTCGCACGAAGCGATTGAGGAAATGATGAAAAAATATGGTGATTTTTCGTTTGTTAAAATGCCGCATCACCGTTTTAAAGCCTACAAAAATAAAGCACATAAGCACCATATTTACGAGTATCTCTATCTTCTTAAAAAAGCTTAA
- a CDS encoding ArsS family sensor histidine kinase, with the protein MRKISIITLISLFFALCLVVINLALALEYKRQNSELNYFAFQRFIMAVRLSQDVSFEALNEQLKPLHVRISSMPAQTLYESGEPLLEDPLFEMMRYEKKLYFVPKQGFPPPPPPHGFKEFGMPPLPPMWLVDERIVLEDEGVFRPERVWILGVVINLLMVLFFSVVLRKLLRLRHLKRAIEDVGNAKKFQAIGVESEDELGEIAVEFNHAMEKIHHLKEARTLFLRNILHELKTPIMKGKIVCHSLENAKHQSQMERIFERLETLLEEMVKVEKLSSNEWVLEPKAYRMIDVLDHARDLLLCDTSRIEVHSQEFVSLILIDFELFATALKNLLDNALKHSTHTVDVRIEEGMVCIESVGEEIAKEKMDFSRPFNRAVEGSSTGLGLGLYIANAIIVKHGFVLEYLHVKGKNGFKISF; encoded by the coding sequence ATGCGTAAAATTTCCATCATTACGCTTATTTCCCTCTTTTTTGCGTTGTGTTTGGTGGTGATTAACCTTGCGTTGGCGTTGGAGTATAAACGTCAAAACAGTGAGTTAAACTACTTTGCGTTTCAGCGTTTTATCATGGCAGTAAGGCTCTCCCAAGATGTCTCCTTTGAAGCGCTCAATGAGCAGCTAAAACCTTTACATGTAAGGATAAGTTCTATGCCAGCGCAAACGCTCTACGAAAGCGGAGAGCCTCTTTTGGAAGACCCTTTATTTGAGATGATGCGCTATGAAAAAAAGCTCTATTTTGTGCCTAAGCAAGGCTTCCCACCGCCACCACCTCCGCATGGTTTTAAAGAGTTTGGTATGCCACCACTACCGCCCATGTGGTTGGTTGATGAACGGATTGTTTTAGAAGATGAGGGAGTGTTTCGTCCTGAGCGTGTATGGATTTTAGGGGTGGTGATTAACCTTTTGATGGTGCTCTTTTTTAGTGTGGTGCTTCGAAAACTTTTGCGACTGCGTCATCTTAAACGTGCTATCGAAGATGTGGGAAATGCGAAAAAATTTCAAGCTATTGGGGTGGAGAGTGAGGATGAATTGGGTGAAATTGCGGTTGAGTTTAATCACGCCATGGAGAAAATTCACCACCTCAAAGAGGCACGAACGCTTTTTTTACGCAATATCTTGCATGAGCTTAAAACACCCATTATGAAGGGTAAAATAGTCTGCCATAGCTTAGAAAATGCCAAACATCAAAGCCAAATGGAGCGCATTTTTGAGCGCTTAGAAACCCTTTTAGAAGAGATGGTAAAGGTGGAAAAACTCAGCTCCAACGAGTGGGTTTTAGAGCCAAAGGCGTATCGGATGATCGATGTGTTAGACCATGCAAGGGATTTACTGCTGTGCGATACGAGCCGTATTGAGGTGCATTCACAAGAGTTTGTTTCTCTTATTTTGATTGATTTTGAGCTTTTTGCCACGGCGTTGAAAAATCTTTTGGACAATGCTCTTAAGCACTCGACACACACGGTGGATGTACGTATTGAAGAGGGGATGGTGTGTATTGAGAGTGTGGGTGAGGAAATTGCCAAAGAGAAGATGGACTTTTCACGCCCGTTTAACCGTGCGGTTGAGGGTTCTAGTACGGGGTTAGGGCTAGGGCTTTACATTGCTAACGCCATTATCGTGAAGCATGGATTTGTTTTAGAGTATTTACATGTAAAAGGTAAAAACGGGTTTAAAATCAGCTTTTAA
- a CDS encoding response regulator transcription factor produces MMNILMIEDDVELGQLLQESLLKEQIQTSLALSPLEGLTALQNGVFDALVLDLSLPQIDGLEICRIVHQSLPNLPIIISSARSDMNDKVMGFERGADDFLPKPYDPRELAFRLRAILRRRSSVEEVSSVTFCVDEERHTIKRGKEALKLTQAEYDIVLYMLKKEGYVISREELLLNIGSIKYESSLKSIDVIMGRIRQKIGDDPKKPRFILSVRGVGYKFVNA; encoded by the coding sequence ATGATGAACATACTGATGATTGAAGATGACGTAGAATTGGGTCAACTTTTGCAAGAATCTCTCTTAAAAGAGCAGATTCAAACCAGCCTAGCCTTGAGCCCTTTGGAGGGTTTAACTGCTTTGCAAAATGGCGTATTTGACGCACTTGTACTTGACCTCTCCTTACCACAAATTGATGGGCTTGAGATTTGCCGTATTGTGCATCAAAGCCTGCCCAATCTTCCAATTATTATCTCCTCCGCACGCTCAGATATGAACGACAAAGTGATGGGTTTTGAACGGGGAGCGGATGACTTTTTACCCAAACCTTATGACCCACGAGAGTTAGCGTTTAGGCTTCGAGCCATTCTAAGGCGGCGCAGTAGCGTTGAAGAGGTAAGCTCTGTGACGTTTTGTGTCGATGAGGAGCGCCATACCATCAAGCGTGGCAAAGAAGCACTCAAACTCACCCAAGCAGAGTATGACATTGTCTTGTATATGCTCAAAAAAGAGGGGTATGTTATTTCTCGAGAAGAGCTTTTGTTAAACATTGGTTCCATCAAGTATGAGAGCAGTTTGAAAAGCATTGATGTCATTATGGGGAGGATTCGCCAAAAAATAGGCGATGACCCCAAAAAACCTCGTTTTATTCTCTCGGTACGAGGGGTGGGGTATAAGTTTGTCAATGCGTAA
- a CDS encoding EF-hand domain-containing protein, with amino-acid sequence MTVGSSSLYETYLSYGNTTSSNRSSGSGFAEALLTSMDSDSSGSVDSAEFSSAALALSISDESAISSAFSSLDSDGDGTISQEELSASFSQSSSTMAAGGMPPPPPPPSNSEEDTGYTQEELTAMAEEVGSSDSNLASLLASVIENFDAADSDGDGKVTSAEAMAYQEASRESTQSTEASNVASSGAMPPPPPPPSVSSDTEEAEGYTAAELTAMANDATKTDSNLASLLESIVENFDEADTNEDGKVSSAEAQAYKESTKADSIGTEEVATASSTEDSLMSALLAQIVSRYATQSSLSSSSFSLSA; translated from the coding sequence ATGACCGTTGGTTCAAGTTCTCTCTACGAAACCTACCTTTCGTACGGTAACACGACCAGCTCGAATCGCTCTAGTGGTTCGGGGTTTGCAGAAGCGTTGCTTACTTCTATGGACTCTGATAGCAGTGGTTCGGTTGATAGTGCGGAATTTAGTAGTGCTGCCCTAGCACTCTCTATAAGCGATGAAAGTGCTATTAGTAGCGCTTTTTCGTCATTGGACAGTGATGGCGATGGCACCATTTCTCAAGAGGAGCTCAGTGCTTCGTTTTCGCAAAGTAGTTCTACCATGGCAGCAGGTGGTATGCCCCCACCACCTCCGCCACCATCTAACAGTGAAGAAGACACAGGTTATACACAAGAGGAGCTCACTGCAATGGCAGAAGAGGTTGGCTCAAGTGATAGCAATTTGGCTTCTTTGTTGGCATCGGTTATTGAAAATTTCGATGCGGCTGATAGCGATGGAGATGGTAAAGTTACTTCTGCTGAAGCGATGGCGTATCAAGAGGCTTCACGTGAGAGTACACAAAGTACTGAGGCAAGCAATGTTGCAAGCTCTGGTGCTATGCCTCCACCACCCCCACCACCTTCTGTTTCCAGTGATACAGAAGAGGCAGAGGGATACACCGCAGCGGAGCTTACCGCTATGGCAAACGATGCTACCAAAACCGATAGCAATCTTGCTTCGTTGTTGGAGTCTATCGTTGAAAATTTTGACGAAGCCGATACCAATGAAGATGGCAAAGTAAGTTCAGCAGAAGCGCAAGCCTATAAAGAATCGACTAAAGCCGACAGCATTGGCACAGAAGAGGTTGCAACAGCTAGCTCAACAGAGGATTCTTTGATGAGTGCGCTTTTAGCGCAAATCGTTTCACGATACGCAACGCAAAGCTCACTTTCAAGCTCATCGTTTAGTTTAAGCGCTTAA
- the rhuM gene encoding RhuM family protein yields the protein MNQSNVVVYNDGEIELKVSVNEETLWLNAEDIAYIFNVKRPAIVKHIGNIYKDEELMENVTCSILEQVAKDGKVRKINFYNLDMIISLGYRVNSKKATKFRQWATSVLKNYIQNGYALNSHKITEQRLSSLEKDVEAIKSHIKNNTLEMKEGIFFNGQVFDAYALLSDLIKRAKVSITLIDNYIDESILTLFSKNKSVKFTVYTGNITKQLQLDIEKYNKQYGNLEVKTTQNFHDRFLICDESVYHFGASLKDLGKKVFAVNPMNIHAHELLKNI from the coding sequence ATGAATCAGTCTAATGTGGTTGTTTATAACGATGGAGAAATCGAGCTAAAAGTTTCTGTGAATGAAGAAACACTATGGTTAAATGCAGAAGATATTGCTTATATTTTTAACGTAAAACGACCTGCTATCGTTAAGCATATCGGAAATATCTATAAAGATGAGGAACTGATGGAAAATGTAACCTGTTCCATTTTGGAACAAGTTGCGAAAGATGGAAAAGTCAGGAAAATAAATTTCTATAACCTCGATATGATTATCTCTCTTGGCTATCGTGTCAATTCAAAAAAAGCGACAAAATTTCGCCAATGGGCAACATCCGTACTCAAAAACTACATCCAAAACGGCTACGCACTCAATTCACATAAAATCACAGAACAACGCTTATCAAGCCTTGAAAAAGATGTGGAGGCTATCAAATCTCACATCAAAAACAACACGCTTGAAATGAAAGAAGGCATCTTTTTTAATGGACAAGTATTTGACGCATATGCTCTTTTGTCCGACCTCATCAAACGTGCCAAAGTCTCCATCACATTGATAGACAACTACATTGATGAGTCTATCTTGACCCTCTTTTCAAAAAATAAAAGTGTAAAATTCACCGTTTACACGGGGAACATCACCAAACAACTCCAATTAGACATTGAAAAATACAACAAACAATACGGCAATCTTGAAGTGAAAACTACTCAAAACTTTCACGATAGATTTCTCATTTGCGATGAGAGCGTGTATCATTTCGGGGCAAGTTTGAAAGATTTAGGCAAAAAAGTATTTGCGGTCAATCCGATGAATATTCACGCACATGAACTATTAAAAAATATATAG
- a CDS encoding HsdM family class I SAM-dependent methyltransferase — MAQSIEPNIADLANGWLKSYKLAYKLEQESLNSEIDKALDDYYSKNGGIGGNRPDAKLLLQDKNLDYYPILIEYKGYKGKLEKLDANKQVENKTAKNEPHLKNINSFAVNGAVHYANALLHHTSYTDIIAIGMTGYKDENSGKIRHEIGVYFVSKNNYGIGQKVGDFSDFSFLKKENFDAFIEKVKMLNLPQEELDRLKEQREKEIDASLVKLNNDIYQNEKGLGENDRVYLVAASIIATIGIPNQVPSLDKSELKSQEFIGGRDGDILINRITAFLNKKELPQDKKELIIRTLSNTLLTENINKVENGESQLKRVFTKIVDDLGIYYKIGLTTDFTGKLFNEMYGWLGFSQDKLNDVVLTPSYVATLLVKLARVNKDSYVWDFATGSAGLLVAAMNEMLNDAKNTITSPEQLSQKEIKIKAEQLLGLELLSSVYMLAILNMILMGDGSSNILNKDSLSDFDGKYGFGKTEETFPADAFVLNPPYSASGNGMNFVERALNMMNKGYAAIIIQNSAGSGKAKEYNKRILEKHTLIASIKMPIDLFIGKSSVQTNVYVFKVNEKHHKDEMVKFIDFSNDGYTRTNRKKASNNLKDSDRAKERYEEVVNLVRFGKSKLNIFTCKEYYEGTINPKNGADWNQTAPIDTKPTLADFKKTVSDYLAWEVSNILKGRGDLGK; from the coding sequence ATGGCACAATCCATAGAACCAAATATTGCAGATTTAGCCAATGGTTGGTTAAAGTCTTACAAATTAGCTTATAAATTAGAGCAAGAATCTTTAAACAGCGAAATAGATAAAGCACTTGATGATTATTACTCCAAAAACGGTGGTATCGGTGGAAATCGTCCTGATGCAAAATTACTCCTGCAAGATAAAAATTTAGATTATTATCCTATTCTCATTGAGTACAAAGGCTATAAAGGCAAACTTGAAAAACTTGATGCTAACAAACAAGTCGAAAATAAAACGGCTAAAAATGAACCTCATTTAAAAAATATCAACTCCTTTGCGGTAAACGGTGCGGTGCATTATGCCAATGCTCTTTTGCATCATACGAGCTACACGGACATTATTGCTATTGGAATGACAGGTTATAAAGATGAAAATAGTGGAAAAATACGCCATGAAATCGGTGTTTATTTCGTCTCTAAAAACAATTATGGTATTGGACAAAAAGTTGGAGACTTCTCAGATTTTTCATTTTTGAAAAAAGAAAACTTCGATGCGTTTATCGAAAAAGTAAAAATGTTAAATCTACCGCAAGAAGAACTTGACAGGCTAAAAGAACAGCGAGAAAAAGAAATTGATGCAAGCTTAGTTAAGCTTAACAACGATATTTATCAAAATGAAAAAGGTTTAGGTGAAAACGACCGTGTGTATCTTGTTGCCGCCTCCATTATCGCAACGATTGGTATTCCAAATCAAGTTCCATCACTCGATAAATCAGAGCTAAAATCACAAGAATTTATCGGTGGACGAGATGGCGACATTCTCATCAATCGAATCACTGCTTTTTTAAATAAAAAAGAGTTACCGCAAGACAAAAAAGAGTTAATCATTAGAACTCTATCAAACACGCTTCTAACGGAAAATATCAACAAAGTAGAAAATGGCGAAAGCCAACTTAAAAGGGTTTTTACAAAAATAGTAGATGATTTGGGCATCTACTACAAGATAGGCTTAACGACTGATTTTACGGGAAAACTTTTCAATGAAATGTACGGATGGCTAGGTTTTAGTCAAGACAAGCTCAACGACGTAGTGCTAACACCTTCTTATGTTGCAACACTCCTTGTAAAATTAGCCAGAGTCAATAAAGACTCCTATGTCTGGGACTTTGCGACAGGCTCAGCAGGACTTTTGGTTGCAGCGATGAATGAAATGCTTAACGATGCTAAAAATACTATCACGTCACCCGAACAGCTCTCTCAAAAAGAGATAAAAATCAAAGCCGAACAACTTTTAGGACTTGAATTACTCTCAAGCGTTTACATGCTAGCCATTCTCAATATGATTTTGATGGGCGATGGAAGCTCCAACATCTTAAACAAAGACTCATTAAGCGATTTTGACGGCAAATACGGTTTTGGCAAAACGGAAGAAACCTTCCCCGCCGATGCCTTTGTTCTTAACCCGCCTTATTCAGCGAGTGGAAACGGCATGAACTTTGTCGAACGTGCCTTAAATATGATGAACAAAGGCTACGCCGCTATCATTATCCAAAACTCAGCAGGTTCAGGAAAAGCCAAAGAGTATAACAAGCGTATTTTAGAAAAACATACGCTTATTGCTAGTATCAAAATGCCCATAGATTTATTTATCGGCAAATCAAGCGTGCAAACCAATGTGTATGTGTTTAAAGTAAACGAAAAACACCACAAAGATGAGATGGTCAAGTTTATCGACTTTTCCAATGACGGCTACACACGAACCAACCGTAAAAAAGCAAGCAATAACCTTAAAGATTCTGACAGAGCCAAAGAGCGTTACGAAGAAGTGGTAAATCTCGTTCGTTTTGGGAAAAGCAAACTAAATATCTTTACATGTAAAGAGTATTATGAAGGCACAATTAACCCTAAAAATGGGGCTGATTGGAATCAAACCGCTCCTATAGATACAAAACCAACACTAGCCGATTTTAAAAAAACCGTCAGTGACTATTTAGCATGGGAAGTATCCAATATCCTCAAAGGGCGAGGTGATTTGGGAAAGTAG
- a CDS encoding restriction endonuclease subunit S: MFEVKTVKSFDEGKLILTEQKQTDYIEFVGRTRNNNGIKGYLQKLEIEPNPKNVISVSQIGTIVAQIRQEEWYASQNIFSLTQKNTYQNLISLYSVAVINKSLCETFSDGYGNYPTLDKLKNLKIQLPIKNGKIDFDFMENFIAELEAERLAELEAYLLATGLIDTTLTHKEQKVLEDFKQGKVEFGTFTYESIFNKIVQGRRLKKDDQISGNIPFVMAGTTNTGVVNYISNPVARFPKNSITIDIFGNTFYRNYDFGAGDDTGVYWNNKREYSKETMLFFTASMEKSIRGKFSFGKKLRSSQSLSFKMTLPTQNHQPDYETINTFISAIQKLVIKDVVTYADRKIAATKHVIA, from the coding sequence TTGTTTGAAGTTAAAACTGTAAAAAGTTTTGATGAAGGAAAATTAATTCTTACAGAACAAAAGCAGACTGATTATATTGAGTTTGTGGGGAGAACACGAAATAATAATGGGATAAAAGGATATTTACAGAAATTAGAAATAGAACCAAATCCTAAAAATGTCATTTCTGTAAGCCAAATTGGAACTATTGTGGCACAAATTAGACAAGAAGAATGGTATGCAAGTCAAAATATATTTTCATTAACTCAAAAAAACACTTATCAAAATTTAATCTCTTTATATAGTGTTGCAGTTATTAATAAATCGTTATGTGAAACCTTTTCAGATGGATACGGAAATTACCCAACGTTGGATAAATTAAAAAATCTTAAAATCCAACTCCCCATCAAAAATGGAAAAATAGATTTTGATTTTATGGAAAATTTTATAGCGGAGCTTGAAGCGGAGCGCCTAGCGGAGCTTGAAGCGTATCTATTAGCAACAGGGCTAATAGATACGACTTTGACGCACAAAGAGCAGAAGGTCTTAGAAGACTTTAAACAAGGAAAAGTTGAGTTTGGCACGTTTACGTATGAAAGCATTTTCAACAAAATTGTTCAAGGCAGAAGACTCAAAAAAGATGACCAAATTTCAGGAAATATTCCTTTTGTTATGGCAGGAACAACCAATACAGGCGTTGTAAATTATATTTCAAATCCTGTGGCACGTTTTCCTAAAAATTCAATTACGATAGACATTTTTGGTAATACATTCTATCGAAATTATGATTTTGGAGCAGGTGACGATACGGGTGTCTATTGGAATAACAAAAGAGAGTATTCCAAAGAAACAATGCTATTTTTTACAGCATCAATGGAAAAATCAATACGTGGTAAATTTTCTTTTGGAAAAAAATTAAGAAGCTCTCAAAGTTTAAGCTTCAAAATGACACTTCCAACACAAAACCATCAACCCGATTATGAGACAATAAATACCTTTATCTCAGCCATCCAAAAGCTCGTTATCAAAGATGTGGTTACTTATGCCGATAGAAAAATAGCCGCTACCAAACACGTCATAGCATAG
- a CDS encoding CobW family GTP-binding protein, translated as MNLVELYPSSFDGSFEDYRAFMRSVLIKGSFDGMLKKLTGYKGMYLCQQPTECWTLKFDQFEGIFGMVLAEVRDGFGRFHLYYFPNLEEALLDKFSLSEALVAHDKDYREKIRSFALYPELFGQFYIASLSLHVNFATHALLLFYETFLRDRVYAKEGVLSYDKRYVVEPEGLDKDLPSFRLLLPLMNFLNTTLSRIATEAPSYFELFKKREQSMMYNGKGVFTCKEDAPTLKLFIALGYGDDSFDDSMEQLLMGRHVEVIHERMSLNAFLQKAPWYDLSETPLGNVARTTGRGVKPKMVVVTGFLGSGKTNFLQNYIEYETEKNRFVGIIQNEIGKTGLDGKLVDYDYSLVEMDEGCVCCSLAGQLRAGVNTLMSKTYPDTILLETTGVANPFNLLSELHELEDVVELEAIVTVVDGSTLFDLAGEYTIFLDQIRAADVILLNKIDRMSEAEMVKVEQFLYENNRCAKVIRTTQCDVHPHVLELSLHASTAQIASLVAEEDEVIHTHLHDNISSLKLSVPRSLCKEKFEAYLNHLPSTIVRVKGIVRFENESTQSVVQYVNGTYEFVPQHEDQVHEMFLVFIGKNLDKMYLQAPV; from the coding sequence ATGAATCTTGTGGAACTTTATCCCTCGTCGTTTGATGGCTCATTTGAGGATTATCGAGCGTTTATGCGCTCCGTGCTCATCAAAGGCTCGTTTGATGGTATGTTAAAAAAGCTTACAGGTTATAAAGGGATGTATCTGTGCCAACAACCCACAGAGTGTTGGACGCTCAAGTTTGACCAATTTGAAGGCATTTTTGGGATGGTGTTAGCGGAGGTAAGGGATGGGTTTGGACGGTTCCATCTTTACTATTTTCCCAATCTCGAAGAAGCCTTACTCGATAAATTTTCGCTCAGTGAAGCGTTGGTTGCGCACGATAAAGATTACCGTGAAAAGATACGCTCTTTTGCGCTTTATCCTGAGCTTTTTGGGCAGTTTTATATTGCAAGTTTATCGTTACATGTAAACTTTGCAACGCATGCTTTATTGCTTTTTTATGAGACATTTTTGAGAGATCGTGTGTACGCTAAAGAGGGTGTTTTATCGTATGATAAGCGTTATGTGGTTGAGCCTGAGGGTTTAGATAAAGACCTGCCTTCGTTTCGTTTGCTACTTCCTTTGATGAATTTTCTTAACACCACGCTTTCTCGTATTGCCACGGAGGCACCCTCGTACTTTGAGCTATTTAAAAAACGAGAGCAGAGCATGATGTACAATGGCAAAGGCGTCTTTACATGTAAAGAAGATGCGCCAACCCTTAAGCTTTTCATTGCGCTAGGATATGGGGATGACTCTTTTGATGATTCTATGGAGCAGCTTTTGATGGGACGACATGTGGAGGTAATCCATGAGCGTATGAGCCTCAATGCCTTTTTGCAAAAAGCACCGTGGTATGACCTCTCTGAAACTCCTTTAGGAAATGTTGCACGTACCACTGGTCGTGGCGTAAAACCTAAAATGGTGGTGGTCACAGGATTTTTAGGTTCAGGAAAGACGAACTTTTTGCAAAATTACATTGAGTATGAGACTGAGAAAAACCGTTTTGTGGGGATTATTCAAAATGAGATAGGCAAGACGGGTTTGGATGGGAAATTGGTCGATTATGATTATTCACTCGTGGAGATGGATGAGGGGTGTGTCTGTTGCTCTTTGGCAGGACAGCTTCGAGCAGGAGTGAATACGCTCATGAGCAAAACCTATCCCGATACGATTTTACTAGAAACCACAGGGGTGGCAAACCCTTTTAATCTCTTATCGGAGCTTCATGAGCTTGAAGATGTGGTGGAGTTGGAAGCCATTGTCACGGTGGTGGATGGGTCTACGCTCTTTGATTTGGCGGGGGAGTATACTATTTTTCTGGATCAAATTCGTGCCGCAGATGTGATTTTACTGAATAAAATAGACAGAATGAGCGAAGCAGAAATGGTAAAAGTAGAACAATTTTTGTATGAAAATAACCGATGTGCTAAGGTGATTCGAACCACTCAGTGCGATGTCCACCCCCATGTACTTGAGCTCTCCTTGCATGCGAGCACGGCGCAGATTGCTTCATTGGTTGCTGAAGAAGATGAGGTGATACATACGCACTTGCACGATAATATCTCCAGTTTAAAACTAAGCGTACCTCGTTCTTTGTGTAAAGAAAAATTTGAAGCGTATTTGAACCATCTTCCTTCTACGATTGTACGGGTGAAAGGGATTGTGCGGTTTGAAAATGAATCCACGCAATCGGTGGTGCAATACGTCAATGGCACCTACGAATTTGTCCCCCAACACGAAGACCAAGTGCATGAGATGTTTTTGGTTTTTATAGGCAAAAACCTCGATAAAATGTACCTTCAAGCCCCAGTGTAA